A genomic stretch from Shewanella woodyi ATCC 51908 includes:
- a CDS encoding YajQ family cyclic di-GMP-binding protein, giving the protein MPSMDIVSEVDEVELRNAVDNSVRELKSRFDFRGKDASIEYKDHVVTLSAEDDFQCQQLVDILRMQLSKRNVDPASMDVDDKSVHSGKTFSLKVRFKEGIEVLTAKKLVKIIKDSKLKVQSSIQGDSVRVTGKKRDDLQAVMTLARESGLDQPFQFNNFRD; this is encoded by the coding sequence ATGCCTTCAATGGATATAGTTTCAGAAGTCGATGAAGTTGAATTAAGAAATGCGGTAGACAACTCGGTTCGTGAACTTAAGAGTCGTTTCGATTTTCGTGGTAAAGATGCAAGCATTGAATACAAAGACCATGTGGTAACACTCTCTGCTGAAGATGATTTTCAGTGTCAGCAGCTGGTTGATATTTTACGTATGCAGCTGAGTAAGCGTAATGTCGATCCCGCTTCGATGGATGTGGATGATAAATCGGTACACAGTGGCAAGACGTTCTCATTAAAGGTTCGCTTTAAAGAGGGGATTGAGGTTCTGACAGCTAAGAAGCTGGTGAAGATAATTAAAGACAGCAAGTTGAAAGTACAATCTTCAATTCAGGGCGACTCTGTTCGTGTCACAGGTAAGAAGCGTGATGATCTACAAGCTGTTATGACACTGGCTCGAGAGTCAGGCTTAGATCAGCCATTCCAGTTTAATAACTTCCGAGATTAA
- a CDS encoding VanZ family protein, with protein MISKRNIFKLALIAALIAISYLVFSRPSYPQLIPHMDKVGHLVSFFCLSYLTYLAFKPRWGFLAITLACYAIFIELVQYWLPYRSASLADFAADMLGVLLFYFCHWSYLRYFQASHLSEPE; from the coding sequence GTGATATCTAAACGAAATATATTCAAATTAGCCCTGATAGCCGCCTTAATCGCGATCAGTTATCTGGTCTTCTCCCGACCTAGCTATCCTCAGCTTATCCCTCATATGGACAAGGTTGGACACTTGGTTAGTTTCTTCTGCCTATCCTATCTAACCTACTTGGCTTTCAAACCCAGATGGGGGTTTCTTGCCATAACACTTGCTTGTTATGCTATCTTCATCGAGTTAGTTCAGTATTGGCTCCCCTACCGAAGTGCATCACTGGCTGACTTTGCTGCCGATATGCTTGGCGTTCTGCTCTTCTATTTTTGCCATTGGAGCTACCTAAGGTATTTTCAAGCATCCCACCTATCAGAGCCAGAGTAG
- a CDS encoding ketopantoate reductase family protein: protein MNEVEFKADPKVAILGAGAIGQLLYHQLSAAGTCPYFITRKETLSKQTLTFTSLENKVSDSEAQLLSSATQLHSDDQLASTLAGTELIIVCVKAYQVRSAIDAILSRLPKQCHILLLHNGMGPHLEVAKQLSTQGLSVGTTSQGALKLAPWHIQQTGSGSTQFGHVSGSKLPETLKALLLNAITHSQWCDPILPLLWQKLAINAVINPLTAIEQCRNGDLAAPHYQTMQGKIISELVEVAHADGVELDKLVLTNRIDEVIKLTANNFSSMHQDVANKRQTEIEAISGYIIKRAAIHGLTSEANQQLFEQVKVLESRYLS from the coding sequence ATGAATGAAGTAGAGTTCAAAGCAGATCCTAAGGTGGCTATTCTAGGAGCTGGTGCCATTGGCCAGCTGCTGTATCATCAGCTATCCGCTGCAGGTACCTGTCCTTACTTTATTACTAGAAAAGAGACATTGAGTAAGCAAACGCTTACTTTCACCTCCCTTGAAAACAAGGTTAGTGACTCAGAAGCTCAACTCCTCTCCAGCGCAACTCAGTTACACTCAGATGATCAACTTGCCAGCACATTAGCTGGCACAGAGCTCATCATAGTGTGTGTTAAGGCTTATCAAGTCAGAAGCGCCATCGATGCTATCCTCTCACGGCTACCTAAACAGTGTCATATCCTACTGCTCCATAACGGAATGGGCCCACACCTTGAAGTCGCCAAACAGCTATCAACTCAAGGACTAAGTGTCGGCACCACTTCTCAAGGTGCGCTCAAACTCGCCCCTTGGCATATACAACAAACTGGTTCAGGTAGCACTCAGTTCGGTCATGTGAGCGGCTCAAAACTGCCAGAAACACTCAAAGCGCTATTGCTAAATGCCATTACACACAGCCAATGGTGCGATCCCATATTACCGCTGCTTTGGCAAAAATTGGCCATCAATGCAGTGATTAACCCGCTGACCGCCATTGAACAGTGTCGCAACGGTGACTTAGCAGCTCCCCACTATCAGACAATGCAGGGTAAAATCATCTCAGAGCTTGTTGAGGTCGCCCATGCTGATGGAGTAGAACTCGACAAGTTAGTGCTCACAAACCGAATAGATGAGGTGATAAAGCTCACCGCCAATAACTTCTCCTCCATGCATCAAGATGTGGCAAATAAGCGGCAAACAGAGATAGAGGCCATCAGCGGTTATATTATTAAACGAGCAGCCATTCATGGGCTTACATCAGAGGCCAATCAGCAGCTTTTCGAGCAAGTAAAAGTCCTCGAGTCCCGCTACCTCAGTTAA